A genome region from Streptomyces antimycoticus includes the following:
- a CDS encoding ATP-binding protein, which produces MLLEREAELAQVAEALRAAAAGDSSLVLLTGPMGIGRTALLQQLPMLADGEEIRVLRANAAPVEQDFTLGVVRQLFDSLLTGAPGELHESRLGEEGDLYRTVFSDDVPLLDDGGTLTMPEEALYGLRSALAAVSADSPLLILVDDLQWVDAPSLRWLAFLVKRLHGLRAVVVCGLRDGYRRPGDPLLREVVDAARRVLRPAPLSLVATKEVIHEQFGVPGDEEFARACHETSAGNPLFLKSVLADLAAGGLRPTAGQVEAVRSLRPALLRERLAGSLRVQPRPARDLAAAIAVLGGQAEPDLLARLAGLDPIGFLATLRDLHEVGLLAAEQEPRFLHRVVQDAVESSMTVAERERLHDAAAALLYHNGRPAELVAAQLMAVTNSGHPWAVEVLRAAADTALRRGAPRTAARYLRRALLDGSLAGEGRARLLIDLATAERGFDPAACERHISQAIPLLTTPRLRAAAALRISPTIVGLGPPSAIDLLHQVAEDLGPATSLEGTARDVALRLEARLRHAGHEDPAELAAAVERLSALGEEPALITAAERELTAVLLNSAVLTARWSAAEVSRLANRILEREPATSEQVHTPLPLVVIGLVAADSVRGISSWLAMEQQTRRQGGTVADALVNVQQAMVLSARGRVSQAREYAERAVRLAEVHWQEAGVVSTLALTRVALDLQDPVLIERILDGPGRRRSSSLALTATLQFAKAAQDAGNGRWTSALETLLACGRQLEASGWRNPVLFAWRPWAAELHRRVGDPGAAGALAEEELLRAKEWGAPVALGRALRVKARLIGGDQGVRLLRESVDVLRASADELELARTLLLLGRQLRSGGEAAAVLQEAGALAAACGVPWLVERIRAADGSGASAAPPEAALTRTERTVASLVGRGLTNQEAAAELGVSSRAVEKHLTSSYRKLGVSGRRELIELLPRMDS; this is translated from the coding sequence ATGTTGCTTGAACGGGAGGCCGAACTGGCCCAGGTCGCGGAGGCCCTGCGGGCCGCGGCGGCGGGCGACTCGTCGCTGGTGTTGCTCACCGGCCCCATGGGCATCGGCCGGACCGCGCTGCTGCAGCAGCTGCCGATGCTCGCCGACGGCGAGGAGATCCGCGTCCTGCGCGCCAACGCCGCGCCGGTGGAGCAGGACTTCACCCTCGGCGTGGTCCGCCAGCTCTTCGACAGCCTGCTGACCGGTGCCCCGGGGGAACTCCACGAGTCCCGGCTGGGGGAAGAGGGCGACCTCTACCGGACGGTCTTCTCCGACGACGTCCCGCTGCTCGACGACGGCGGAACCCTCACCATGCCCGAGGAGGCGCTGTACGGCCTGCGCTCGGCGCTGGCCGCCGTCAGCGCCGACAGTCCGCTGCTCATCCTGGTGGACGATCTGCAGTGGGTCGACGCGCCGTCGCTGCGCTGGCTCGCCTTCCTCGTCAAGCGGTTGCACGGGCTGCGCGCCGTGGTCGTCTGCGGGCTGCGGGACGGCTACCGGCGCCCCGGCGACCCTCTGCTGCGGGAGGTGGTCGACGCGGCGCGGCGGGTGCTGCGCCCCGCGCCGCTGTCGCTGGTCGCCACCAAGGAAGTGATCCACGAGCAGTTCGGCGTGCCGGGGGACGAGGAGTTCGCCCGCGCCTGCCATGAGACCTCCGCGGGCAACCCGCTGTTCCTGAAGTCGGTGCTGGCGGACCTGGCCGCGGGCGGCCTGCGGCCCACCGCCGGGCAGGTCGAGGCGGTCCGCTCACTGCGCCCCGCCCTGCTGCGCGAGCGGCTGGCCGGCTCCCTGCGCGTCCAGCCGCGGCCGGCGCGGGATCTGGCCGCGGCCATCGCGGTCCTCGGCGGCCAGGCGGAACCGGACCTGCTGGCCCGGCTGGCCGGGCTGGATCCGATCGGCTTCCTGGCCACGCTGCGCGACCTCCACGAGGTGGGGCTGCTCGCCGCCGAGCAGGAGCCGCGCTTCCTCCACCGGGTGGTGCAGGACGCGGTCGAGTCCTCGATGACCGTGGCGGAACGGGAGCGGCTGCACGACGCCGCCGCGGCCCTGCTCTACCACAACGGACGCCCCGCCGAGCTGGTCGCGGCCCAGCTCATGGCCGTCACCAACTCGGGCCATCCTTGGGCGGTGGAGGTGCTGCGGGCCGCGGCGGACACCGCGCTGCGCCGCGGAGCGCCCCGTACCGCCGCCCGCTATCTGCGCCGCGCCCTTCTGGACGGCTCGCTGGCGGGGGAGGGCCGGGCCCGGCTGCTGATCGATCTGGCCACCGCGGAGCGCGGCTTCGACCCGGCCGCCTGCGAACGCCATATCTCCCAGGCGATACCCCTGCTGACCACGCCCCGGCTCCGGGCCGCCGCCGCCCTGCGGATCTCGCCGACCATCGTGGGCCTGGGCCCCCCGTCGGCCATCGATCTGCTGCACCAGGTCGCCGAGGACCTGGGGCCCGCCACCTCGCTGGAGGGCACGGCGCGCGATGTGGCGCTGCGGCTCGAGGCGCGGCTGCGGCACGCCGGGCACGAGGATCCGGCGGAGCTGGCCGCCGCGGTGGAGCGCCTGTCCGCGCTGGGGGAGGAGCCGGCGCTGATCACCGCCGCCGAGCGTGAGCTGACGGCGGTGCTGCTCAACTCGGCGGTGCTCACCGCCCGATGGTCCGCGGCCGAGGTCTCCCGGCTGGCGAACCGCATCCTGGAGCGCGAACCGGCCACCTCAGAACAGGTCCACACCCCGCTGCCGCTGGTGGTGATCGGGCTGGTCGCCGCCGATTCGGTACGGGGGATCAGCTCCTGGCTCGCGATGGAACAGCAGACGCGGCGGCAGGGCGGCACGGTCGCCGACGCGCTCGTCAACGTCCAGCAGGCCATGGTGCTCAGCGCCCGGGGGCGCGTCTCCCAGGCGCGTGAGTACGCCGAGCGCGCCGTGCGGCTGGCCGAGGTGCACTGGCAGGAGGCCGGGGTCGTCTCCACCCTCGCCCTCACCCGCGTCGCCCTGGACCTTCAGGACCCCGTACTGATCGAGCGGATTCTGGACGGCCCCGGGCGGCGCCGCTCCTCGAGCCTGGCCCTGACCGCCACGCTGCAGTTCGCCAAGGCGGCGCAGGACGCCGGGAACGGACGCTGGACCTCCGCCCTGGAAACCCTCCTGGCCTGCGGTCGGCAGCTGGAGGCTTCGGGCTGGCGCAACCCCGTGCTCTTCGCCTGGCGGCCCTGGGCGGCCGAACTCCACCGGCGCGTCGGCGACCCCGGCGCGGCCGGGGCGCTGGCCGAGGAGGAGCTGCTGCGGGCGAAGGAGTGGGGCGCCCCGGTGGCGCTCGGCCGCGCGCTGCGGGTGAAGGCCCGGCTGATCGGTGGTGACCAGGGGGTGCGGCTGCTGCGTGAATCGGTCGATGTGCTGCGCGCCTCGGCCGATGAACTGGAACTCGCCCGTACGCTCCTGCTGCTGGGCCGGCAGCTGAGATCGGGTGGCGAAGCGGCGGCGGTACTCCAGGAGGCCGGGGCGCTGGCCGCGGCGTGCGGGGTGCCCTGGCTGGTCGAGCGGATCCGCGCCGCGGATGGCAGCGGTGCGTCGGCCGCCCCGCCGGAGGCGGCCCTCACCCGTACCGAGCGCACCGTGGCCTCCCTCGTGGGACGCGGCCTCACCAACCAGGAGGCCGCCGCCGAGCTGGGGGTGAGCTCCCGCGCCGTCGAGAAGCACCTGACGAGTTCCTATCGCAAACTGGGCGTCTCCGGACGCCGCGAGCTCATCGAGCTGCTGCCTCGCATGGATTCATGA
- a CDS encoding LuxR C-terminal-related transcriptional regulator produces MRQFDQPGACVVCLDPSLTVQQANREFFRQFDDASTDVCGRDFSDLLHPSVRQAVKRQFSRLLDGSRHRFTTHVVAIGAEGAAFTSGLTAVAVREGSAHVASILVVLRPTAGGEEVDMVTDRKKLLTETEARILEGIAAGLSTIPLASRLYLSRQGVEYHVTRLLRKLRVPNRAALVSRAYSIGVLNVGCWPPKVVDDFVK; encoded by the coding sequence TTGCGCCAGTTCGACCAGCCAGGGGCCTGTGTCGTCTGTCTTGACCCGTCGCTCACCGTCCAGCAGGCGAACCGGGAGTTCTTCCGGCAGTTCGACGACGCCTCCACGGACGTGTGCGGCCGTGACTTCAGTGACCTTCTGCACCCCAGTGTGCGGCAGGCGGTGAAGCGGCAGTTCAGCCGGCTCCTCGACGGCTCCCGTCACCGGTTCACCACTCATGTGGTGGCCATCGGGGCCGAGGGGGCCGCCTTCACCAGCGGGCTCACGGCGGTCGCCGTGCGCGAGGGCTCCGCCCATGTGGCCTCGATCCTGGTGGTGCTGCGGCCCACGGCGGGCGGCGAGGAGGTCGACATGGTCACCGACCGTAAGAAGCTCCTCACCGAGACCGAGGCGCGCATTCTGGAGGGCATCGCCGCCGGGCTCTCCACGATCCCGCTGGCCTCCCGGCTCTACCTCAGCCGGCAGGGTGTCGAGTACCACGTGACACGGCTGCTGCGGAAGCTTCGGGTGCCCAACCGGGCCGCCCTCGTCTCCCGCGCCTACTCCATAGGCGTCCTCAACGTGGGCTGCTGGCCGCCAAAGGTCGTCGACGACTTCGTCAAATGA
- a CDS encoding PucR family transcriptional regulator, which translates to MNGSGGTAYDAAGRPPSRPAGPPRVPGRSPLSLADVLRLPVLAAGVPEVVSGHGQLSRPVRWVHVTELLDPASFLKGGELVLTTGMPLPEDPALVRRYVDELADIGAAGLVIELVRRYHRPPSELVRACLARDFPLVLLSRTVNFVEVTQVLHSLIVGSQVESLRRAQDVHDTFTALTLRGAGPEEVVDMAAEMSGHPVVLENLVHQAVICGSPGRGVEGALTGWERRSRATPSPDRTGLSGPEDWLVTAVEYRGERWGRLLMLPDGAGHSAVGPEDAMVLERTATALTIARLTHHTRWERRAQRTLLLDLVEQRCRSMGEARARAEALGVPVAGRRLMVVLVSPGPGAGETTELEDRLTDELGAAGAAVLVGAVPGDHIGVLLALPAATPWRPLVERLSRSVRESRPDAVISVGSEVSELAQTARSFQQAARVADAAVPGTPDKAFHELSDIGLRQLLYALRGDVRLQEFVERQLGRLVDYDERHGTDLLPVLHTFLDAAGNKTVAAKRANLSRQAFYQRLHSIERVLGCDLESGEQRTQLHVALTAFRLLRLSRGPAPS; encoded by the coding sequence ATGAACGGCTCCGGCGGCACCGCGTACGACGCCGCAGGACGGCCGCCGTCCCGTCCCGCCGGGCCCCCGCGGGTCCCGGGGCGCTCCCCGCTCAGCCTCGCCGATGTGCTGCGGCTTCCGGTGCTGGCCGCCGGGGTGCCGGAGGTGGTGTCCGGTCATGGGCAGCTGTCCCGGCCGGTCCGCTGGGTGCATGTCACCGAACTGCTCGACCCGGCGTCCTTCCTCAAGGGCGGGGAGCTGGTGCTGACCACCGGGATGCCGCTGCCCGAGGACCCGGCGCTGGTCCGCCGGTATGTCGACGAGCTCGCGGACATCGGCGCCGCCGGGCTGGTCATCGAGCTGGTGCGGCGCTACCACCGGCCGCCGTCGGAGCTGGTACGGGCCTGTCTGGCGCGGGACTTCCCGCTCGTCCTGCTCTCTCGGACCGTGAACTTCGTGGAGGTCACCCAGGTGCTCCACTCCCTGATCGTCGGCAGCCAGGTGGAGAGCCTGCGCCGGGCCCAGGACGTCCATGACACCTTCACCGCGCTGACCCTGCGGGGCGCCGGGCCCGAGGAGGTGGTGGACATGGCGGCCGAGATGAGCGGACATCCCGTGGTGCTGGAGAACCTGGTGCACCAGGCCGTGATCTGCGGTTCGCCGGGGCGCGGGGTGGAGGGGGCGCTGACCGGCTGGGAGCGGCGCTCACGCGCCACGCCCTCGCCCGACCGGACCGGACTGAGCGGTCCGGAGGACTGGCTGGTGACCGCGGTGGAGTACCGGGGCGAGCGGTGGGGGCGGCTGCTGATGCTCCCGGACGGGGCCGGGCACTCGGCGGTCGGCCCCGAGGACGCGATGGTCCTGGAGCGCACCGCCACGGCCCTGACCATCGCCCGGCTCACCCATCACACCCGCTGGGAGCGGCGGGCCCAGCGCACGCTGCTGCTGGACCTGGTGGAGCAGCGCTGCCGCTCGATGGGGGAGGCCCGGGCCCGGGCCGAGGCGCTGGGCGTGCCGGTCGCGGGCCGGAGGCTGATGGTAGTGCTGGTCAGCCCCGGCCCCGGCGCCGGGGAGACCACCGAGCTGGAGGACCGGCTGACCGACGAGCTGGGGGCGGCCGGGGCCGCCGTGCTGGTCGGCGCGGTGCCCGGTGACCACATAGGGGTTCTGCTGGCCCTGCCCGCCGCCACGCCCTGGCGGCCACTGGTGGAGCGGCTGAGCCGGTCGGTGCGCGAATCCCGTCCGGATGCCGTGATCAGCGTCGGCTCGGAGGTGTCGGAGCTGGCGCAGACCGCCCGGTCGTTCCAGCAGGCGGCGCGGGTCGCGGACGCCGCCGTTCCGGGGACGCCGGACAAGGCGTTCCACGAGCTGTCCGATATCGGGCTGCGGCAGTTGCTGTACGCGCTACGCGGCGATGTGCGGCTCCAGGAGTTCGTGGAGCGGCAGTTGGGACGGCTGGTGGACTACGACGAGCGGCACGGCACCGATCTGCTGCCGGTGCTGCACACCTTCCTGGACGCGGCGGGCAACAAGACAGTGGCCGCCAAGCGCGCGAACCTGTCCCGCCAGGCGTTCTACCAGCGGCTGCACTCGATAGAGCGGGTGCTCGGCTGCGATCTGGAGTCGGGTGAGCAGCGCACCCAACTCCATGTGGCGCTCACCGCCTTCCGTCTGTTGCGGCTGTCCCGGGGCCCGGCCCCGTCCTGA
- a CDS encoding aspartate aminotransferase family protein, translating into MTNLSPQLRQATPVVAVRGEGAYIDGEDGRRYLDFTAGIGVTSTGHCHPRVVAAAQEQVGTLIHGQYTTVMHPPLRRLVEKLGEVLPTGLDSLFFSNSGSEAVESALRLARQATGRPNVLVCHGGFHGRTVAAASMTTSGTRFRSGFSPLMSGVVVTPFPTAYRYGWDEETATGFALRELDYVLQTISPPDDTAAIIVEPVLGEGGYVPATEGFLQGLRERADRHGFLLILDEVQTGVGRTGRFWGHDHFGIRPDILVTAKGLASGFPLSGIAASEELMSKAWPGSQGGTYGANAVACAAAAATLDVVREENLVANAEAMGARLRSGLEDVAAKTPAIGDVRGLGLMLASEFVTEDGEPDPATAARVQRAAVDEGLLLLLCGAWNHVVRMIPALVVDEAAIDEGLRAWSAAVSAGTADS; encoded by the coding sequence ATGACCAATCTGTCGCCGCAGCTCCGTCAAGCCACTCCGGTGGTCGCCGTCCGAGGAGAGGGCGCCTACATCGACGGCGAGGACGGGCGGCGATACCTCGACTTCACCGCGGGCATCGGCGTCACCAGCACCGGGCACTGCCATCCGCGGGTCGTCGCCGCCGCGCAGGAGCAGGTGGGCACGCTCATCCACGGCCAGTACACGACCGTCATGCACCCACCGCTGCGGCGGCTGGTCGAGAAGCTGGGCGAGGTGCTTCCCACCGGCCTCGACAGTCTGTTCTTCTCCAACTCCGGCAGCGAGGCCGTCGAATCGGCCCTGCGCCTCGCCCGCCAGGCCACCGGCCGGCCCAACGTCCTGGTCTGCCACGGCGGATTCCACGGCCGCACGGTGGCCGCCGCCTCCATGACCACCTCCGGCACCCGTTTCCGCTCCGGCTTCTCGCCCCTGATGAGCGGCGTCGTGGTGACTCCGTTTCCCACGGCCTACCGGTACGGCTGGGACGAGGAGACCGCGACCGGGTTCGCCCTGCGGGAGCTGGACTACGTCCTGCAGACCATCTCCCCGCCCGACGACACCGCCGCGATCATCGTCGAACCGGTGCTCGGCGAGGGCGGCTACGTACCCGCCACCGAGGGCTTCCTGCAGGGCCTGCGGGAGCGGGCCGACCGCCATGGCTTCCTGCTGATCCTGGACGAGGTGCAGACCGGGGTGGGCCGCACCGGACGGTTCTGGGGCCATGACCACTTCGGCATCCGCCCCGACATCCTGGTCACCGCCAAGGGACTGGCCAGCGGCTTCCCGCTGTCCGGCATCGCCGCCTCCGAGGAGCTGATGAGCAAGGCATGGCCCGGCTCCCAGGGCGGCACCTACGGCGCCAACGCCGTGGCCTGCGCGGCCGCCGCCGCCACCCTCGACGTGGTCCGCGAGGAGAACCTGGTGGCCAACGCCGAGGCCATGGGGGCGCGGCTGCGCAGCGGTCTGGAGGACGTGGCCGCCAAGACCCCGGCCATCGGCGATGTGCGCGGCCTCGGCCTCATGCTGGCCAGCGAGTTCGTCACCGAGGACGGGGAGCCGGACCCGGCGACCGCGGCCCGGGTACAGCGCGCCGCCGTGGACGAGGGACTGTTGCTGCTCCTGTGCGGGGCCTGGAACCATGTGGTCCGGATGATCCCCGCCCTCGTCGTCGACGAAGCGGCGATCGACGAGGGTCTGCGCGCCTGGTCCGCCGCCGTCAGCGCCGGAACAGCGGACTCCTGA
- a CDS encoding NAD-dependent succinate-semialdehyde dehydrogenase, whose translation MSTPSYPSAAEVLAAVPKQLYIAGSWSDAAGGQTMPVDDPATGEVLCEVADAAPADGQRALAAAEDAQEKWAATAPRARSEILRRAYELIMERADALAALMTAEMGKPLAEARGEAAYAAEFFRWFSEEAVRIEGGFSTLPDGRNRMLLMRRPVGPCLLVTPWNFPLAMGTRKIGPAIAAGCTMVLKPAPQTPLSSLALAGILAEAGLPAGVLNVVTTSRAGEVVEPLLTGGHVRKLSFTGSTQVGRTLLAQCAPAVVRTSMELGGNAPFIVFEDADLDVAVEGAMTAKMRNMGEACTAANRFFVHSSVAAEFADRLARRMGALEVGPGSRAGVDVGPLIDQAGRAKVEELVADAVARGAEVLVGGSTPEGPGCFYPPTVLTGVSPASRLMGTEIFGPVAAVLTFEDEDEVVATANSTEWGLVGYVFTQDLSRSLRVSERLEVGMVGLNTGLVSNPAAPFGGVKQSGLGREGGRVGIDEFLEYKYVAVPA comes from the coding sequence ATGTCCACCCCCTCGTACCCCTCGGCCGCCGAGGTCCTCGCGGCGGTGCCCAAGCAGCTCTACATCGCCGGGTCGTGGTCCGACGCGGCCGGCGGTCAGACCATGCCGGTCGACGACCCGGCCACCGGTGAGGTGCTGTGCGAGGTCGCCGACGCCGCCCCCGCCGACGGACAGCGCGCCCTGGCCGCCGCCGAGGACGCCCAGGAGAAGTGGGCGGCCACCGCGCCCCGCGCGCGCAGCGAGATCCTGCGCCGCGCCTATGAGCTGATCATGGAGCGGGCCGACGCGCTCGCCGCGCTGATGACGGCCGAGATGGGCAAGCCGCTGGCCGAGGCGCGGGGCGAGGCGGCCTACGCCGCGGAGTTCTTCCGCTGGTTCTCGGAAGAGGCCGTGCGCATCGAGGGCGGGTTCTCCACGCTGCCGGACGGCAGGAACCGCATGCTGCTGATGCGCCGCCCGGTCGGCCCCTGTCTGCTCGTCACGCCGTGGAACTTCCCGCTGGCCATGGGCACCCGCAAGATCGGCCCCGCCATCGCCGCGGGCTGCACCATGGTGCTCAAGCCCGCCCCGCAGACCCCGCTGTCCAGCCTCGCGCTGGCCGGCATCCTGGCGGAGGCGGGGCTTCCGGCCGGGGTGCTCAACGTGGTCACGACCTCCCGCGCGGGCGAGGTCGTGGAGCCGCTGCTGACCGGCGGACACGTCCGCAAGCTCTCCTTCACCGGTTCCACCCAGGTTGGCCGCACCCTGCTCGCCCAGTGCGCGCCCGCGGTGGTCCGCACCTCCATGGAGCTCGGCGGCAACGCCCCCTTCATCGTCTTCGAGGACGCCGACCTCGACGTCGCGGTCGAGGGCGCCATGACCGCCAAGATGCGCAACATGGGCGAGGCGTGCACGGCGGCCAACCGGTTCTTCGTCCACTCCTCCGTCGCGGCCGAGTTCGCCGACCGGCTCGCCCGCCGCATGGGCGCGCTGGAGGTCGGCCCCGGCAGCCGGGCCGGTGTCGACGTCGGGCCGCTGATCGACCAGGCCGGCCGTGCCAAGGTCGAGGAGCTCGTCGCGGACGCCGTGGCGCGCGGTGCCGAGGTCCTGGTCGGCGGCAGCACCCCCGAGGGCCCCGGCTGCTTCTACCCGCCCACGGTGCTCACCGGCGTCTCCCCGGCCAGCCGGCTGATGGGGACCGAGATCTTCGGTCCGGTCGCGGCCGTTCTCACCTTCGAAGACGAGGACGAGGTCGTCGCCACCGCCAACAGCACCGAATGGGGCCTGGTGGGCTATGTGTTCACCCAGGACCTCAGCCGTTCGCTGCGGGTGAGCGAGCGGCTCGAGGTCGGCATGGTCGGCCTCAACACCGGTCTGGTCTCCAACCCCGCGGCCCCCTTCGGCGGCGTCAAACAGTCCGGGCTCGGACGCGAGGGCGGCCGCGTCGGCATCGACGAGTTCCTGGAGTACAAGTACGTCGCGGTGCCGGCCTGA
- a CDS encoding CAP domain-containing protein, which translates to MGELVPGGNQALPDGALTIRVPGPFDLSALITGEDGKVAGDGDFVFFNQPTAPGARLDGDTVTLRPRGLRPGAARVTLVISPADPGTPLGRLPAPVLSVLDERGARLARFAPPRPAAETVLLLAEIYRRGGGWKVRAIGQGYADGLAGVARDFGVDVADDGAPPPPGPTTRPTPPPTTRAGTAPSARGMPAPPSYPPADGASRHALEVVNAGRARARAAPVALDGRLTAAAEAHARAMAAHGALALETPDGTSLFHRIAAHGYTPLTIAEHIVSGPRTPREFVDYCLEGDESRGPFHDPALVHLGIGRADGSTTGDVYWTAVWARPFTPDGLLRLASEVIALTNAERAAARLAPLAPDPRLTAAAQAHSDDMVARDFYSHTGPEGHQPWDRARAAGATHRGIGENIACGQRSPAEVVRGWMNSPGHRANILKPDFTHIGVGHATGSRAGTYWTQVFGAV; encoded by the coding sequence ATGGGCGAGTTGGTGCCCGGCGGAAACCAGGCGCTGCCCGACGGCGCGCTGACCATCCGGGTGCCGGGCCCGTTCGACCTGTCCGCGCTGATCACCGGCGAGGACGGCAAGGTCGCGGGTGACGGTGACTTCGTCTTCTTCAACCAGCCCACCGCGCCCGGCGCCCGGCTGGACGGCGACACCGTCACCCTGCGGCCCCGGGGGCTGCGGCCCGGCGCCGCCCGGGTCACCCTCGTCATCAGCCCCGCCGACCCGGGCACCCCGCTCGGGCGGCTGCCGGCGCCCGTGCTGAGCGTCCTGGACGAGCGGGGAGCGCGGCTGGCCCGGTTCGCCCCGCCGCGCCCCGCGGCGGAGACGGTGCTGCTGCTCGCCGAGATCTACCGTCGCGGTGGCGGATGGAAGGTGCGGGCGATCGGCCAGGGGTACGCCGACGGACTGGCCGGTGTGGCGCGGGACTTCGGCGTGGATGTCGCCGACGACGGAGCCCCGCCCCCGCCCGGGCCGACCACTCGGCCCACGCCCCCGCCGACCACTCGGGCCGGGACCGCGCCTTCCGCCCGGGGCATGCCCGCGCCTCCTTCCTACCCGCCCGCCGACGGGGCCTCACGACACGCCCTGGAGGTGGTGAACGCGGGGCGGGCACGGGCCCGGGCCGCCCCCGTGGCCCTTGACGGACGGCTGACCGCCGCAGCCGAGGCGCACGCCCGGGCCATGGCCGCCCACGGTGCGTTGGCGCTGGAGACCCCGGACGGTACATCGCTCTTCCACCGGATCGCCGCGCACGGATACACCCCGCTGACCATCGCCGAGCACATCGTCTCCGGGCCGCGCACCCCGCGGGAGTTCGTGGACTACTGCCTCGAAGGCGACGAGAGCCGGGGCCCGTTCCACGATCCGGCCCTCGTCCACCTGGGCATCGGCCGGGCCGACGGCTCCACCACCGGGGACGTCTACTGGACGGCGGTATGGGCCCGGCCGTTCACCCCGGACGGACTGCTGCGTCTGGCATCCGAGGTCATCGCCCTCACCAACGCGGAGCGCGCCGCCGCCCGGCTGGCACCGCTCGCCCCGGACCCGCGGCTGACGGCGGCCGCGCAGGCGCACAGCGATGACATGGTGGCCCGCGACTTCTACTCCCACACCGGCCCCGAAGGACATCAGCCCTGGGACCGGGCGCGAGCCGCCGGGGCCACGCACCGCGGCATCGGCGAGAACATCGCATGCGGCCAGCGCTCCCCGGCGGAGGTGGTGCGCGGCTGGATGAACAGCCCGGGCCATCGCGCCAACATCCTGAAGCCCGACTTCACCCATATCGGCGTCGGCCACGCCACCGGCAGCCGCGCGGGCACGTACTGGACGCAGGTCTTCGGCGCCGTCTGA
- a CDS encoding peptidoglycan-binding domain-containing protein — translation MADADTQEITGGPAAADAWPVQGAPAEPPRPAEPPAPAGRHYPRAALLVLAGIGAGVALSLVVMVPRDSASGAAEGGASATPTAPPTSAAPGTPSAPASQPPDGALPPPGDPGDVLTLGDTGPEVTELQKRLLRIPNVYQDGPVNGQYDQTLAQAVSRFQVWYGIRGDANGVYGSATRQQLESRT, via the coding sequence ATGGCGGATGCGGACACCCAGGAGATCACCGGCGGTCCGGCCGCGGCCGACGCCTGGCCGGTTCAGGGGGCACCGGCCGAGCCGCCCCGTCCGGCCGAGCCGCCCGCCCCGGCCGGGCGGCACTACCCCAGGGCCGCCCTGCTGGTGCTGGCCGGAATCGGCGCGGGGGTCGCCCTCTCGCTGGTGGTGATGGTGCCCCGGGACTCGGCGTCCGGTGCGGCCGAGGGCGGTGCGTCGGCCACGCCGACGGCGCCCCCGACCTCCGCCGCGCCGGGGACGCCGAGCGCGCCCGCCTCGCAGCCGCCGGACGGCGCGTTACCGCCGCCGGGCGATCCGGGCGATGTGCTGACCCTCGGGGACACCGGCCCTGAGGTGACCGAGCTCCAGAAGCGGCTGCTGCGGATTCCGAACGTGTATCAGGACGGGCCGGTCAACGGGCAGTACGACCAGACCCTGGCCCAGGCCGTCTCCCGGTTCCAGGTGTGGTACGGGATCCGGGGCGACGCGAACGGGGTGTACGGGTCCGCCACGCGACAGCAGTTGGAGTCCCGCACCTGA